TCAGCTCTCTCAGCTTGCACGAACTACCAGCAGCATGTTTCTTTGGTGCATGTCCTGCATGCAAGCTTTGCATCAGAATCACCATCCAGACACACATCACTTTCAGAAAACCTGCAAATGCAAGTGCACAATCACAACTTTTTAAATCCATCACATGAATTTGAAAGTTTGAAATAATGCCTTCTGACAAACATTCTGATTGATGAATGAAGAAAGTGAGTTAGATGGCATACTGTACCTGCTCTGTATTTCATTCTGACTCTGCTCAAGTTTTCAAATGACAAGGACTGATTCCTATAGTAATGCAATAATGATCACACCAAGATAATTTTTATAGGTCTATTTGCACAGCTTTCAAAGGAGGCGTGTGAAAGTGCTGAAGATAAACTTCCTTTATCTCTAACTTGGCCATATCCTTTGATGAAAAAAGTGGCAAACCAGTCAAGATTGGGTTCCTTTGACACCTTGTGCAGTGCTCATTGTCACTTCCATTTAAGGAAATGCTGCAAATTACTGAAGATTAAGATTGAGACTAAAGATTTGTATTCAACAGAACTGTCATGAAGGTTTACTCATTTCTAGTGCAAAAATATTCATAAACATTCTGCAAatgactgaaacagaaaaatcaatTGGTTCCTTGGGTCAAATTTAAGTAAATGATCCTACTGAACTTTGGTTTGGGAAATAATTTTGGTTTGTAGATAGAGATCTACGCACAATAGTGAATTTGCATAAGCAGTTATTTTTACTCTGGACCCAACACCAAAGATCCATCTCATCTTTACATCATTTCAGATATATACGTCAGTTATTTATCACATACTTGTGATAGCATATTTACGTTATGATTGATTCATTCCTTCTCTGATCCCCCTCATGCAATACTTCCTGTGCGTAGATGTGACGCTAACCACAACTCAACAATATCCTTTCATGTCAGCCTGGTTCAGTCCAGTTTAACCCtccaacaacattttttaacgCTACATTACTGGTTTGATTTGCTTGATATTACATGGGGTAGGACTGATAACAAGCGGCCCAATCCTTGGCATAAAAGTTGAATAAAAGttgaatttttttgttgtcatgAGAACCTTTAGCTCTTTTtagcaaaagaaataaaaagcaaactGACACAGAATAGTACAGATatgtctatgtatatatataattaaatcatctgtgtatatgtatatttatttatcttcttgttaatttatgtaaatgtatactGCTTGTAATGTAAAATGCTTTCTAGTGTTGCCACCTCATATAAAGAGCAAACTTTAAAGATGTTGAAGAAACAGATCTGCAGGCAGGAGTCAGTTCAAAAAAGTACAgtttaataacaaaaatatgaatgaaataaagcaaGAAATAACACTGTGAAATtcaaaaataatagaaaaaaaattaaacaaaaatcaagaacaacaaataaaactatCGACCAGTATTTGGGCTTATACCTTCTCAGCCTGACCTAACTGGAACATACCACCTGCTCTGATAAGCATAGGGTGAACTAAACAGATACAAGTCATCAAAgcatacaaaataacaaataaagcaTTAATCTAAGATTTGTAAGTTAATACTGACAAATCACTTGtaggcacacactcacacccccATGAGTGCACCTACTTGAACAGAAGGCCATTTCCTGCAGAACGGTTGCATCCTTCCTTCCATAACATGACAGTAAGCAGTCCTCATGATGCAAATCTGTCAAAACTATCAGTGATTGAGCAGATGATTTACACCAACATCAcaggaaagtaaataaaacaaacaaacataaagctACACAACTTACACTTGTTTTGTTACCTAACtaaaaaaatactaattaaTGAATAACAGATTAATTGAAACATTGGActgaaataaattatataacacacacaaacaaaaactgttaaTATTAGGAAACATCTCTTTACTTATTTTACTGTACTTGCTTTTACATTTGCCTGCCATGTACGCTGTAAATGCTGCTTTGAGATAAGTGCTGCattgtataaataaagtgttaatACTAATAATATCATTGTTTTCATCAAcctttttaagaaaataaatacatattcaataaaaatataaataatccTAATTAAGATTACATCACAGTCTGCTGGACATAGattaattcatgtttaaaaaaaataaatatccctaaataaatatttatgtaagTACATAAGTTCAACATTATGCAAAGCAAGGCCATTATTTCCAGTGGTTAGAGTGGCTGTGCTCTCATGTGCAGCTGCGTGAGCCATAATGGTGCTACTCTGACTTTCCACCAGGTTTTGCAGCCGAAGGTCAGCAAAATTGAAGTTCACGCTGATCTCCACAACACACATCCAATGGGGTTCTGGCATTGACCAGAGGCAGATGTTATGGTGGTGACAATTTTACCGGGGCTGCGGTACAAAAATCTTAAGCATGGCAGAATATACCAGAGAGCATGACGATAtcatgtgacatcatcagggtcatTTTCACAGACTTCTCAGGAGTCTAAAAGCGTtaaatctctgctgtctctttgTCACACACTTCCTTTGCCTCCTCAAGTACCTGCAGAACTTTGGTAAGCCAGTCCTTCAGTTTGTCTATGACACCCCATCCATATTTTTTTCGCCTATAGTCATGATCGTTGGACAGCTGTGGTGGGGCTGGCGTTGCCGGCAAAGGCATTTCTGGTATGATGTGTTTGAGAATTGCCTGTATTTTACTTAAATGGTGGTCTAGTCTGGTCTTGACATCAGTCAGGGGTTTTGCAACAGATTCCGGGTTGCCCCAATGTGCCTTCTGATATTCTTCTACCTTtgaaatgtgcaaataaaaaaggataTTCTTGTTGACGATGTCCTGC
This sequence is a window from Siniperca chuatsi isolate FFG_IHB_CAS linkage group LG5, ASM2008510v1, whole genome shotgun sequence. Protein-coding genes within it:
- the LOC122876407 gene encoding uncharacterized protein LOC122876407 → MMDYEHSGLLSHQVLVLLLLEVQWRPVFLAPTDTSCDLRSTKSLTELVRHEANELLDKYTTFHGPINGLVDGVPDSTISGINISEKLQDIVNKNILFYLHISKVEEYQKAHWGNPESVAKPLTDVKTRLDHHLSKIQAILKHIIPEMPLPATPAPPQLSNDHDYRRKKYGWGVIDKLKDWLTKVLQVLEEAKEVCDKETAEI